In Streptomyces sp. NBC_01717, one DNA window encodes the following:
- a CDS encoding amino acid permease — protein MHDAPPPTQQEPLSHGLKQRHLTMLGLGGVIGAGLFVGSGAGIAVAGPGIVVSYLIAGALAMLVMRMLGEMSAAIPASGAFSVHAERALGRWAGFSVGWLYWFLLVVVLAVEATAAAQIAHGWVPGVDQWAWVLTFMVVFTVTNLTAVKNFGEFEFWFAALKVAAIVIFLVLGLLAVFGLLPDTDPVGLTNLTGQGGFLPNGWGGVVSGVLTVVFAFGGLEVVTIAAAETDNPARAVGRAVRSAVVRILFFYVGSMLVIVTVLPWTAQRAGLSPYVKVLDAIGVPSAGQIMNIVVFVALLSALNANLYGASRMVFSLAERGEGPRGLLKVSGSVGGGGVPRRAVLASVAFGFVSVLLNLKWPDSVFLYLLNSVGAVLLFVWGLIAASQLRLRRRLEREAPEALTLRMWCFPWLTWVTLAALVAVLVLMLTDDVARPQVLWSAGATGLVLLVAGARELRDRRRA, from the coding sequence ATGCACGACGCCCCTCCCCCCACGCAGCAGGAACCGCTCTCGCACGGACTGAAGCAGCGCCATCTGACCATGCTCGGCCTGGGCGGGGTGATCGGCGCCGGACTCTTCGTCGGTTCGGGCGCCGGGATCGCGGTCGCCGGACCGGGCATCGTCGTGTCGTATCTGATCGCCGGCGCACTCGCGATGCTGGTGATGCGGATGCTCGGCGAGATGTCGGCCGCGATACCCGCCTCCGGCGCCTTCTCCGTCCATGCCGAGCGGGCGCTCGGCCGCTGGGCCGGGTTCAGTGTGGGGTGGCTCTACTGGTTCCTGCTGGTGGTGGTCCTCGCCGTGGAGGCGACGGCCGCCGCGCAGATCGCCCACGGCTGGGTGCCGGGCGTGGACCAGTGGGCGTGGGTGCTGACGTTCATGGTGGTGTTCACCGTCACGAATCTGACCGCGGTGAAGAACTTCGGCGAGTTCGAGTTCTGGTTCGCCGCTCTCAAGGTCGCCGCGATCGTGATCTTCCTGGTGCTCGGGCTGCTCGCCGTCTTCGGTCTGCTCCCGGACACCGATCCGGTGGGGCTGACCAATCTCACCGGGCAGGGCGGCTTCCTGCCGAACGGCTGGGGCGGCGTCGTCTCAGGTGTGCTGACCGTCGTCTTCGCGTTCGGCGGCCTGGAGGTCGTGACGATCGCTGCGGCCGAGACCGACAACCCGGCGCGCGCGGTGGGACGTGCGGTGCGCAGCGCGGTCGTGCGGATCCTCTTCTTCTACGTCGGCTCGATGCTGGTGATCGTCACGGTGCTGCCGTGGACCGCGCAGCGGGCCGGACTGAGCCCGTACGTCAAGGTCCTGGACGCGATCGGGGTGCCGTCGGCCGGGCAGATCATGAACATCGTGGTGTTCGTGGCGCTGCTCTCCGCGCTCAACGCCAATCTCTACGGCGCGTCCCGGATGGTCTTCTCACTGGCCGAGCGCGGCGAGGGGCCGCGCGGACTGCTCAAGGTGTCGGGGAGCGTGGGCGGGGGCGGGGTGCCGCGGCGGGCGGTCCTCGCCTCGGTCGCCTTCGGCTTCGTCTCCGTACTGCTCAATCTCAAATGGCCCGACTCCGTCTTCCTCTATCTGCTCAACTCGGTGGGCGCGGTGCTGCTGTTCGTCTGGGGGCTGATCGCCGCGTCACAGCTGCGGCTGCGCCGCCGGCTGGAGCGCGAGGCACCCGAGGCTCTGACCCTGCGGATGTGGTGCTTCCCATGGCTGACCTGGGTGACGCTGGCCGCGCTCGTGGCCGTACTGGTGCTGATGCTGACCGATGACGTGGCACGCCCACAGGTGTTGTGGTCGGCGGGGGCGACGGGTCTGGTGCTGCTCGTGGCGGGGGCGCGGGAGCTGCGGGACCGCCGACGGGCCTGA